The Megalopta genalis isolate 19385.01 unplaced genomic scaffold, iyMegGena1_principal scaffold0100, whole genome shotgun sequence genome window below encodes:
- the LOC143262225 gene encoding uncharacterized protein LOC143262225, translating into MGNRKNRRNSSKKSPKKNTVEFYKERAAVIPECRDKSEALVEYGEQDEPIWKPPAEVPLWYSLYTRYARFLLCETQCQKGISFNEALENSASGMADQYFSDCLHQNRYKPLTALAHMKKHGPPQTLTAKWSTNDRELFAAGYAEHGKDFASLRKKYLPEKTRELFAAGYVVHGKDFASLRKQYLPEKTRGEIIIHYYKWKRTAEGKELNRQRVLTENRKLKRKRTVEPIPEFPASTRRFTRSAAAEQRAAIAAAQDAVDGGASTSAKEV; encoded by the exons ATGGGTAACAGGAAGAACCGGAGGAATTCGTCGAAAAAGTCGCCGAAAAAG aacACGGTGGAATTTTATAAAGAAAGGGCAGCAGTTATACCTGAGTGCCGGGATAAGAGTGAGGCCCTCGTAGAATACGGCGAGCAGGACGAACCGATCTGGAAACCACCCGCCGAAGTACCCCTCTGGTACTCATTGTACACTCGGTACGCAAGATTTCTGCTGTGCGAAACGCAGTGCCAGAAGGGTATCAGTTTTAACGAGGCACTGGAAAACTCTGCATCCGGTATGGCGGACCAATACTTCAGTGACTGCCTGCACCAAAATCGGTACAAGCCGCTTACGGCATTGGCTCATATGAAAAAACATGGGCCTCCGCAGACGCTGACGGCGAAATGGTCCACAAATGACAGG GAGCTGTTCGCTGCAGGTTATGCAGAACACGGCAAGGATTTTGCCTCTTTGAGGAAAAAATATTTGCCGGAAAAGACCAGG GAGCTGTTCGCTGCAGGTTATGTAGTACACGGCAAGGATTTTGCCTCTTTAAGAAAACAATATTTGCCGGAGAAGACCAGG GGAGAAATCATCATCCATTATTATAAGTGGAAGAGGACTGCGGAGGGGAAAGAGCTCAACCGTCAGCGTGTTCTCACGGAGAACCGAAAACTTAAACGCAAGAGGACGGTTGAGCCAATCCCCGAGTTTCCAGCGTCGACAAGACGTTTTACGCGTAGCGCCGCCGCTGAACAGAGAGCGGCCATTGCGGCGGCGCAGGACGCTGTCGACGGTGGCGCTTCCACTTCCGCAAAGGAAGTGTGA